A genomic stretch from bacterium includes:
- a CDS encoding acetate kinase: MTILCLNCGSSSAKYRVYDWDKKNTLATGIVERVTVGGSFCIHEVPGKEPLRIEHDCKDHKEAIKLIVDTLTHKEYGVIEDMSSISAVGHRVVHGGEKFAKSVIINPEVLQTFRDLADLAPLHNPPNILGIEAAQDVMPNIPHMAIMDTAWHQTMSSYVYTYALPYEWYEKYGVRRYGFHGTSFLYVAKRAAVLLGKDPFDCNIVACHIGNGVSTNAIKKGISYDTSMGLTPLEGMVMGTRAGDHDPAIGFYMMGKEQKTAKEMDSILNKKSGVFGITGKYTDRRDIEEAAEKGDKRAQLAIDIEAYRIKKYIGAYNFALGKIDAIVFTAGVGEKSPIIRSRALSELQHLGIEVDEEKNIAAMTRNSESDITGAKSKVKVFVIPTDEERVFIEDVAALYEGRYDIHTNFTYRFQNPEYVNTLRAFAFAKECQKKPKLWGVMAKAAKKAFLDEAKKDKELKVLVDKMPK, encoded by the coding sequence ATGACTATATTGTGTCTAAATTGCGGAAGCTCGTCTGCAAAATACAGAGTTTATGACTGGGATAAAAAAAACACATTGGCAACCGGAATAGTTGAAAGAGTTACCGTTGGAGGTTCTTTCTGTATTCACGAAGTTCCGGGAAAAGAGCCTTTGCGAATAGAGCATGATTGCAAAGACCACAAAGAAGCAATAAAATTAATAGTCGATACGCTTACCCATAAAGAATACGGGGTAATAGAAGATATGTCTTCTATTTCGGCGGTAGGACATAGAGTAGTTCACGGAGGAGAAAAATTTGCAAAATCCGTGATAATAAATCCTGAAGTTCTACAGACATTTAGAGACCTTGCCGACCTTGCTCCGCTTCACAATCCGCCAAATATTTTAGGTATTGAAGCAGCGCAAGATGTTATGCCAAACATTCCTCATATGGCAATAATGGATACGGCATGGCATCAAACGATGTCGAGTTATGTCTATACTTATGCATTACCTTATGAATGGTACGAAAAATATGGAGTCAGAAGATACGGGTTTCACGGAACTTCTTTCCTTTATGTGGCAAAAAGAGCAGCTGTCCTTCTCGGAAAAGACCCGTTTGACTGCAATATTGTTGCCTGTCACATCGGGAACGGAGTATCCACAAATGCTATAAAGAAAGGCATTTCCTATGATACTTCAATGGGGCTTACTCCTCTTGAAGGCATGGTAATGGGGACAAGGGCAGGCGACCATGACCCGGCGATCGGTTTTTATATGATGGGGAAAGAACAAAAAACAGCAAAAGAAATGGATAGTATTTTGAATAAGAAATCAGGCGTTTTTGGAATTACCGGTAAATATACCGACAGAAGAGATATTGAAGAAGCTGCAGAAAAAGGCGATAAGAGAGCACAGCTTGCAATAGATATTGAAGCTTATAGAATAAAAAAATATATCGGGGCATATAACTTTGCTCTTGGTAAAATAGATGCGATAGTCTTTACGGCAGGTGTAGGCGAAAAATCACCTATCATAAGAAGCAGAGCATTAAGTGAATTGCAGCATCTTGGTATTGAAGTTGATGAAGAGAAAAACATAGCAGCAATGACAAGAAATTCAGAATCGGATATAACGGGAGCTAAATCAAAAGTGAAAGTATTCGTTATTCCTACGGATGAAGAAAGAGTTTTTATCGAAGATGTTGCAGCATTATACGAAGGCAGATATGATATTCATACCAACTTCACTTACAGATTCCAGAATCCGGAATACGTAAATACATTGAGAGCTTTTGCTTTTGCAAAAGAATGCCAGAAGAAACCAAAATTATGGGGTGTTATGGCAAAAGCAGCAAAGAAAGCTTTCCTTGATGAAGCAAAGAAAGACAAAGAACTTAAAGTGTTGGTGGATAAAATGCCAAAATGA
- the buk gene encoding butyrate kinase, protein MMILVINPGSTSTKVAVYEDYKELFSENISHSIDQLGKYKRIVDQKDFRRELINDVLKKRDIDDKKLNAVVGRGGLLKPIPSGTYKVNARMLEDLNSGLQGEHASNLGGILAYDIASPLKIPAFIVDPVVVDELNDTARITGIAEIKRRSIFHALNHKYTARLAAQKLGKEYDDVNLIVAHLGGGISIAAHCKGKVIDVNNALNGEGPITPERAGTLPAWDLVELALSGKYSKDELKKMITGKGGVVALLGTNDMREVESRVKSGDKDANLVFEAMAYRIAKEIGSCASVLKGTVDGIVITGGFARWKEFIELIKDRISFIGEIFIFPGENEMEALAAGAMRILKGETEAITYN, encoded by the coding sequence ATGATGATACTTGTAATAAATCCAGGCTCAACTTCTACGAAGGTAGCCGTTTATGAGGATTATAAAGAGCTTTTTTCGGAGAATATCAGTCACAGTATAGACCAGCTCGGTAAATACAAACGAATTGTTGATCAGAAAGACTTTAGAAGGGAATTAATTAATGACGTATTGAAGAAGAGAGATATAGACGACAAAAAACTGAATGCAGTTGTCGGCAGGGGTGGTTTGCTAAAACCCATTCCAAGCGGAACTTACAAAGTTAACGCCAGAATGCTTGAAGACTTGAACAGTGGACTGCAGGGCGAACATGCTTCTAATTTAGGAGGAATACTTGCTTATGATATTGCCTCTCCTCTTAAAATACCAGCATTTATAGTTGACCCTGTAGTAGTGGATGAACTTAACGACACTGCAAGAATAACTGGAATAGCAGAAATTAAAAGGAGAAGTATATTTCATGCGTTAAACCATAAATATACTGCAAGGCTTGCAGCGCAGAAACTCGGCAAAGAATATGACGATGTTAATCTTATCGTTGCGCACCTTGGAGGGGGAATCTCAATCGCGGCTCATTGCAAAGGGAAAGTAATAGACGTAAATAATGCGCTTAACGGAGAAGGGCCAATTACTCCTGAAAGAGCCGGGACTTTACCGGCATGGGATCTTGTAGAACTTGCACTTTCCGGGAAATATAGCAAGGATGAGCTAAAAAAAATGATAACCGGAAAAGGTGGTGTGGTTGCATTGCTTGGAACAAATGATATGCGAGAAGTTGAGAGCAGGGTGAAATCCGGCGATAAAGATGCAAATCTTGTTTTTGAAGCAATGGCTTACAGAATAGCAAAAGAAATAGGAAGTTGCGCATCCGTGCTGAAAGGGACAGTAGACGGAATTGTTATAACAGGCGGGTTTGCACGATGGAAAGAATTTATTGAACTTATAAAAGATAGAATATCTTTCATAGGGGAAATATTTATATTCCCCGGTGAAAATGAGATGGAAGCACTCGCAGCCGGTGCTATGAGAATTTTAAAAGGCGAAACAGAAGCCATAACATATAATTAA
- a CDS encoding bifunctional enoyl-CoA hydratase/phosphate acetyltransferase produces MITKLKEIAEKAKKQAPKKLAVACGEDPHTIEAVGKAVKEGIVKAILTGDKANIIKVAEKYKVDVKSLEIIDEPDKKKALYLAISKVRSGECDFLMKGLIDSAVYIKGILDKEKGLCPPGAVLSHVTIIEVPTYPKLLTVSDVAVLTYPDLAQKIAMTNYAINVVHKLDNPNPKVAIICAVEKVNSKMIPTMDAAIMCKMADRGQIKGAILDGPLAMDLAVSKESKEIKGVKSEVAGDADILIFPNIESGNVFFKTCVYLAKGEIAAFLTGAMCPCILTSRSDSEESKFYSIATGALVCNK; encoded by the coding sequence GTGATAACAAAACTAAAAGAAATAGCTGAAAAGGCTAAAAAACAGGCACCAAAGAAACTTGCGGTCGCCTGCGGAGAAGATCCTCATACCATTGAAGCAGTTGGAAAAGCAGTAAAAGAAGGTATAGTTAAAGCTATTCTTACGGGAGATAAGGCAAACATCATAAAAGTGGCAGAAAAATATAAAGTAGATGTAAAATCATTAGAAATTATAGATGAGCCCGACAAAAAGAAAGCATTATACCTTGCAATTTCAAAAGTAAGAAGCGGCGAATGCGATTTTTTAATGAAAGGGCTTATAGACTCTGCCGTTTATATTAAAGGGATATTAGATAAAGAAAAAGGGTTATGCCCACCGGGAGCAGTTTTGTCACACGTAACAATCATAGAAGTCCCTACCTATCCGAAACTTCTGACAGTTTCTGATGTTGCCGTGCTCACTTACCCCGACCTTGCCCAGAAAATTGCTATGACAAATTATGCAATAAACGTGGTGCATAAATTAGACAACCCGAATCCAAAAGTTGCAATTATATGCGCAGTTGAAAAAGTAAATTCTAAAATGATTCCTACTATGGATGCCGCTATAATGTGTAAAATGGCAGACAGGGGTCAAATAAAGGGCGCAATTCTTGACGGCCCACTTGCTATGGATCTTGCGGTTTCAAAAGAAAGCAAAGAAATCAAAGGCGTTAAATCCGAAGTTGCCGGTGATGCAGACATACTTATTTTCCCGAATATTGAATCGGGTAACGTATTCTTTAAAACCTGCGTTTATCTCGCGAAAGGGGAAATAGCTGCATTTTTGACAGGCGCAATGTGTCCTTGTATTCTTACGTCACGTTCAGATTCGGAAGAATCGAAATTCTATTCAATCGCAACCGGTGCGCTCGTATGCAATAAATAA
- a CDS encoding S8/S53 family peptidase: MCKVVFSKSRFIGSCFLLFLFSVNISVEASRTAVLTSDNYKAKNDNKAFSFSKGNIDTLMPDLKPPFYALSATFIQEYEATCLTPATPCSIMAIWHGVKLSGLSAKECSLFIWSDASGHPGTRLFSLRSLESGTGSDTGIYSYTLPTPIYISGPFWVGNYEWSVAFPTTAVDKVPSAPNKWSTNGATWYDDDFDYFHAAVVKYEGEGTPYISVMPSSLMLQIDSSKGSYKSSPASVISENDKKYWEDIASGEIIIGYKNKVNVKNAKLNELGIAEKGIDLVNRELGSNFILVRIPGGISETKAFIARMKTNPDVKSVEPNRIVRILGTPNDPYWSQLWHMDNLNAPAAWGLNGWGSYAISIGIIDEGTEYTHPDLASQFGAVKGKDIPDGDNDPRPSGSDNDHGTFCSGLAGATINNGVGVAGVSNSHLYAIRALNGGTGLASQVGQGIQWCIDNKVNVISMSIGYGVPSSYVEDECQAAWDSGAVLCAATGNDGTEFVGYPAAYSTVIAVGAIEPNNQLCSFSSYGVEVELVAPGDTITSTITGSAYQGTWNGTSMATPLVAGAAALVWSANPYLTNQEVRDILTSTAVDLGTTGRDKYYGYGKPNLQAAVQAALNNNTLPADTGTITVSNSSSASGDLSVTDISYKAQWVRSVVPRNFTVMPGSSQSVTVIAQAKLSKGYYYDTLRIASNDSTYKPYLVPITLKVGNPGVEDNTDFGLRNAGLDVFPSLITKLLSIKFAVLGSQPISLRIYDAAGRVVKTIFDGNKTAGNYSLTVNTCNINSGIYFVVLQTGNTRISKKISLIK, translated from the coding sequence ATGTGTAAAGTTGTATTTTCGAAGTCGAGGTTTATTGGTTCTTGTTTTTTGTTGTTTTTGTTTTCCGTTAATATTTCTGTTGAAGCATCAAGAACTGCTGTCCTTACTTCCGATAATTATAAAGCGAAGAATGACAACAAGGCATTCTCTTTTTCTAAAGGGAATATAGATACTTTAATGCCTGACCTTAAACCACCTTTTTATGCTTTATCTGCCACTTTTATACAAGAATATGAGGCTACTTGTTTGACTCCTGCGACTCCCTGTTCTATAATGGCAATCTGGCATGGGGTCAAACTCTCCGGACTCAGTGCAAAGGAGTGCAGTCTCTTTATTTGGAGTGACGCAAGTGGGCACCCGGGCACAAGATTATTCTCTTTGCGTTCACTGGAGTCAGGTACCGGAAGTGATACGGGCATATATTCGTACACGTTACCTACTCCAATATATATTTCGGGCCCTTTCTGGGTGGGAAATTATGAATGGAGTGTTGCTTTTCCCACAACTGCAGTTGATAAAGTTCCTAGCGCGCCGAATAAATGGTCTACCAATGGGGCAACATGGTATGATGACGATTTTGACTATTTCCATGCTGCTGTGGTAAAGTACGAAGGAGAAGGAACACCGTATATTAGTGTAATGCCTTCAAGTCTTATGTTGCAAATAGATAGTAGTAAGGGAAGCTACAAATCATCTCCTGCTTCTGTAATATCTGAAAATGATAAAAAATACTGGGAAGATATAGCGTCCGGAGAAATAATAATAGGATATAAGAACAAGGTGAATGTTAAAAATGCTAAATTAAATGAACTGGGTATTGCAGAAAAGGGAATAGATTTGGTAAATAGAGAATTAGGTTCCAATTTTATACTTGTCAGAATTCCGGGTGGAATTTCGGAGACAAAAGCTTTTATTGCCCGTATGAAAACAAACCCAGACGTCAAATCCGTAGAGCCTAATAGGATTGTGAGAATTCTTGGTACTCCGAATGACCCGTATTGGTCGCAATTGTGGCATATGGATAATCTTAATGCTCCTGCAGCATGGGGATTAAACGGTTGGGGAAGCTATGCTATTTCCATTGGAATAATTGATGAAGGAACGGAATATACTCATCCCGATTTGGCATCCCAGTTTGGTGCGGTTAAAGGCAAAGATATCCCGGACGGGGATAATGACCCTCGACCAAGCGGATCGGATAATGATCATGGAACATTTTGTTCCGGTCTTGCAGGTGCAACTATTAATAATGGAGTTGGAGTTGCGGGAGTATCAAATTCACATCTTTATGCGATTAGGGCTTTAAATGGCGGAACCGGACTTGCTTCCCAGGTTGGTCAGGGTATCCAATGGTGTATAGATAATAAAGTAAATGTAATTTCTATGAGTATTGGATATGGCGTCCCATCTTCCTATGTTGAAGATGAATGTCAGGCAGCATGGGATTCCGGAGCCGTTCTTTGCGCAGCAACCGGAAATGATGGCACGGAATTTGTAGGTTATCCTGCTGCCTATTCTACGGTTATAGCAGTGGGCGCAATAGAACCAAATAATCAGTTATGCAGTTTCAGTAGTTACGGCGTGGAAGTTGAACTTGTGGCGCCGGGGGATACGATTACTTCGACTATTACCGGTAGTGCTTATCAGGGAACGTGGAACGGAACTTCAATGGCCACTCCTCTCGTAGCCGGAGCCGCAGCGCTTGTGTGGTCCGCAAACCCATATCTTACAAACCAGGAAGTAAGAGATATTCTGACTTCTACTGCAGTTGATCTTGGGACTACAGGACGTGATAAATACTATGGTTATGGCAAACCTAATCTTCAGGCAGCAGTTCAGGCGGCGCTTAATAACAACACTTTGCCTGCGGATACAGGAACAATAACCGTTTCCAATTCAAGTTCTGCAAGCGGAGATTTAAGCGTTACGGATATTTCTTACAAGGCACAGTGGGTTAGATCTGTTGTCCCAAGAAATTTTACTGTAATGCCCGGAAGCTCACAGTCGGTTACTGTTATTGCTCAAGCCAAACTTTCTAAAGGCTATTATTACGATACCCTTCGTATTGCTTCTAATGACTCTACTTATAAACCATATCTTGTTCCGATTACCCTTAAGGTAGGGAATCCCGGGGTAGAAGACAATACGGACTTTGGATTACGGAATGCAGGTTTAGATGTTTTCCCGAGTCTGATTACAAAATTGTTATCTATAAAATTTGCTGTTTTGGGTTCTCAACCCATCAGTTTAAGAATTTATGATGCTGCCGGGCGAGTGGTAAAAACAATTTTTGATGGAAATAAAACCGCAGGTAATTATAGTTTAACGGTTAATACGTGTAATATTAATTCCGGGATATATTTTGTTGTATTACAAACGGGAAATACCAGAATATCTAAAAAGATTAGTTTGATAAAATAA
- a CDS encoding kelch repeat-containing protein, which yields MRKYILLSVLILFSVVIEGSKWSRTGDVNTWRSGSESAMLTDGRIITISGMEIDTTSSIWAGTWSGNGFQNYEVFSPATGKWVQGALTTGGEHTLAMLLPDGTVLWVNNAGNSSIYDPATNTWSAGYSFGGWQWRACGTLLEDGKILIVGRDTTQNCILYDWNTKNISVTAASTFHHSAEKGTSGMVELILPDGKVLLIGGKDSTKCDVYDPVGQTWTNTGSLNRWRRASVGIYLRTPWDKVLVAGGTFGGAETELWDPNTGIWTNTGNLNVIPRSASAMVLLPNGKPMIMGGANDYLPTLSTKKCEVFEPDSGVWRLTDSLEYATRWGRSHFPAAVLYTGKILAISGHDSVAQHLAVNRYGLNYSCEIYDPSNGIVDSRMPLNIARFCHTATPLPIIHTATCSTNVLVVGGENVGGILKSCEIYNYNLDIAYLTDSLNIERTCHATVLLPSGKVLTIGGRNFGGTLKSCELYDITAGTWSLTDSLEYARFNHTTTSLKDGRVFVTGGESGGSFLNSCEIYDPNTNTWTTTNSLTNSRAYHSAILLFDGRVLVVGGQSSGGAITSCEIWDPGTTNWTSTGSLTNARYSNTSILLQSGNVLVVGGTNGSTALASCEVYNSATGVWSSETSLNNARYRHNSVLLYSGLILTIGGYNGTSDVQTWEVYDPATHKWKSEGTISGRHYNTSTLVSSDKPYVLMIGGKDAGGTDISSINRYDVGLGYRSEWQSTITNCKAVTQISPSMHIEGTLFRDYSEADGGNHCHIVSSDHPIMSFVRIGGGNWQGNGGGEMMYMPSSHSWDKTHTDVDFPDTAAGYYRVWSIVNGIPCKWYQACAGTEEESNSKFSEQNSKITIYPNPSTGIINFDLRAFDTAEKTCPTIDIYDCSGRLVKTLRANNFKVQNVKLNGLKSGIYFYSVQYKNIQNKGKFTLINNN from the coding sequence ATGCGTAAGTACATTTTATTGTCTGTTTTGATTTTGTTTTCGGTTGTTATAGAAGGAAGTAAATGGAGCAGAACCGGTGATGTAAATACCTGGCGTTCGGGAAGTGAAAGCGCAATGCTTACGGATGGCAGGATTATAACAATATCCGGCATGGAAATTGATACAACAAGTAGTATCTGGGCAGGTACCTGGTCGGGCAACGGATTTCAAAATTATGAAGTGTTCAGTCCTGCGACCGGTAAATGGGTACAAGGAGCGTTAACTACCGGGGGGGAACATACCCTTGCTATGTTATTACCGGATGGAACTGTTTTGTGGGTAAATAATGCCGGGAATAGCTCTATTTATGATCCTGCAACTAACACATGGAGTGCTGGTTATAGTTTTGGTGGATGGCAGTGGCGAGCTTGTGGAACATTACTTGAAGATGGAAAAATTTTGATAGTCGGGCGGGATACAACTCAAAACTGTATTTTATATGATTGGAACACAAAAAATATAAGTGTTACGGCAGCAAGTACTTTTCATCACAGTGCCGAAAAAGGAACTAGTGGTATGGTAGAATTAATATTGCCGGACGGAAAAGTTCTTTTAATAGGCGGAAAAGACAGCACTAAATGTGATGTTTATGACCCTGTAGGGCAAACATGGACGAATACGGGGTCACTAAATAGATGGAGAAGAGCAAGCGTGGGAATATACCTGCGTACGCCATGGGATAAAGTTCTTGTTGCAGGTGGAACTTTTGGAGGGGCAGAAACGGAATTATGGGACCCGAATACCGGTATCTGGACCAATACCGGCAACTTAAATGTTATACCAAGAAGTGCTTCTGCCATGGTATTACTTCCAAATGGAAAACCAATGATAATGGGTGGAGCCAACGATTATTTACCTACCCTTTCAACAAAAAAATGTGAAGTATTCGAACCTGATTCCGGGGTTTGGAGACTTACTGACTCGCTTGAATATGCAACTCGATGGGGCAGATCTCATTTCCCGGCTGCAGTGCTTTATACGGGTAAAATATTGGCAATTAGCGGACACGATAGTGTTGCGCAACACCTTGCGGTCAATCGTTACGGGTTAAATTATTCGTGCGAAATATATGACCCATCAAATGGAATAGTAGATTCAAGAATGCCCTTAAATATTGCTCGTTTTTGTCATACGGCAACCCCCCTTCCTATTATACATACTGCTACTTGTTCGACAAATGTTCTTGTTGTTGGCGGAGAAAACGTCGGGGGTATTTTGAAAAGTTGCGAAATTTATAATTATAATTTAGATATAGCATATCTTACTGATTCATTAAATATAGAAAGAACCTGTCATGCGACAGTTTTATTGCCTTCCGGAAAAGTATTAACGATAGGTGGTAGAAATTTCGGTGGAACATTGAAATCCTGCGAGCTTTATGATATAACTGCGGGAACATGGAGTTTGACGGATAGTCTCGAGTATGCAAGATTTAATCATACAACTACATCATTGAAAGATGGTAGAGTGTTTGTAACCGGTGGAGAGTCAGGCGGAAGTTTTTTGAATTCCTGCGAGATATATGACCCGAATACTAATACTTGGACAACTACTAATAGTCTAACTAATTCACGGGCATATCATTCCGCCATTTTGTTATTTGATGGAAGAGTGCTTGTCGTAGGCGGACAGTCATCAGGCGGAGCTATAACATCCTGTGAAATTTGGGATCCGGGTACCACTAACTGGACAAGTACAGGTAGCTTGACAAATGCGAGATATTCAAATACTTCCATTCTTCTGCAGTCCGGGAATGTTCTTGTTGTCGGTGGAACAAATGGCAGCACAGCATTAGCGAGTTGCGAGGTTTATAATTCGGCAACCGGTGTATGGAGTTCAGAAACTTCTTTAAATAATGCAAGATACCGGCATAATTCGGTCTTATTATATTCCGGGCTTATATTAACAATAGGCGGATATAACGGGACGAGTGATGTTCAAACATGGGAAGTTTATGACCCTGCTACTCACAAATGGAAATCAGAAGGAACTATTTCCGGAAGACATTATAATACTTCTACGCTTGTGTCTTCTGATAAGCCATACGTTTTAATGATAGGCGGGAAAGATGCGGGAGGAACGGATATTAGCTCAATTAACAGATATGATGTCGGACTCGGGTATCGTTCGGAATGGCAGTCAACAATAACAAATTGTAAGGCGGTTACGCAAATATCTCCTTCTATGCATATAGAAGGTACTCTTTTTAGGGATTATTCTGAAGCGGATGGCGGCAATCATTGTCATATAGTTTCTTCTGACCACCCGATTATGTCGTTTGTAAGAATTGGCGGTGGTAATTGGCAAGGCAACGGTGGCGGAGAGATGATGTATATGCCATCAAGCCATAGCTGGGATAAAACGCATACGGATGTTGATTTCCCGGATACTGCTGCGGGCTATTATAGAGTGTGGTCTATTGTAAATGGTATACCATGCAAATGGTATCAGGCTTGTGCAGGAACGGAAGAAGAATCAAATTCCAAATTCAGCGAACAAAATTCTAAAATAACAATATACCCAAATCCAAGTACGGGGATTATTAATTTCGACTTAAGGGCTTTTGATACTGCAGAAAAAACTTGTCCTACTATTGATATTTATGATTGCTCTGGTAGATTGGTGAAAACGTTAAGAGCAAATAACTTTAAAGTCCAAAATGTTAAGTTAAATGGGCTTAAATCGGGAATTTATTTCTATTCTGTTCAATATAAAAATATACAAAACAAAGGGAAATTTACATTAATAAATAATAATTAA
- a CDS encoding MiaB/RimO family radical SAM methylthiotransferase, which produces MENMKKVSFKTIGCRLNKYDTEWLRESFESAGFQSVDSASEICVVNTCAVTLKACRESRNIIRHQAKQGMNIIVTGCGAKLIEKELKNVKNILFFEPSFEKVVTDYLKSPLISGIKSFYGHSRAFVKVQEGCDQFCSYCVVPHLRGKPSNRNFEDIISEVERLRENGFKEFTLTGTNLGKYDRLVDLLKSVEQIPDVHRVGLSSIEPIGISDELINFVAGSSKFSKYFHIPMQSGDEKVLKSMNRWYTPAGFSDLIVKLKSNIPDVAIGTDIIVGFPGEGEKEFLNTYDLISTLPIDKLHVFRYSRRPLTKALEFKDEVQDETKKQRSQLIYELGEKKWEQFRANLIDKTLEVHIENAKHTKSKEYTGITSNYIKVFFSSDKKLNDFVNVRLERIDKQKTYGQIVEI; this is translated from the coding sequence ATGGAAAATATGAAAAAGGTAAGTTTTAAGACTATTGGTTGTCGCTTAAACAAATATGATACGGAATGGCTAAGGGAATCTTTTGAGTCTGCAGGATTTCAATCCGTAGATTCCGCTTCGGAGATTTGTGTCGTTAATACCTGCGCGGTTACCTTAAAAGCCTGCAGGGAATCCAGAAATATTATCCGTCACCAGGCAAAACAAGGAATGAATATAATCGTTACGGGATGCGGTGCAAAGCTTATTGAAAAAGAATTAAAGAACGTAAAAAATATATTATTTTTTGAACCTTCTTTTGAAAAAGTAGTTACCGATTATCTCAAATCTCCTCTGATTTCAGGAATAAAGAGTTTTTATGGACACAGCAGGGCATTCGTAAAAGTGCAGGAAGGATGCGACCAGTTTTGCAGTTATTGTGTAGTCCCACATCTTAGAGGCAAACCTTCAAATAGAAATTTTGAAGATATAATTTCTGAAGTGGAAAGACTTCGTGAAAACGGGTTTAAAGAATTTACTCTTACAGGAACGAACCTCGGCAAATACGATAGACTGGTTGACTTGTTAAAATCAGTTGAACAAATTCCCGATGTTCATAGAGTGGGATTAAGCTCAATAGAGCCCATTGGAATATCCGACGAATTGATAAATTTTGTTGCCGGTTCTTCTAAGTTTTCAAAATATTTTCATATACCTATGCAAAGCGGAGACGAAAAAGTTCTGAAATCAATGAATCGCTGGTATACTCCTGCCGGGTTTTCCGATTTGATTGTAAAATTGAAATCAAATATCCCTGATGTTGCTATCGGAACGGATATTATAGTGGGATTCCCGGGTGAAGGAGAAAAAGAATTTTTAAATACTTACGATTTGATTTCGACATTGCCAATAGATAAACTACACGTATTCAGGTATTCAAGACGACCCCTGACAAAAGCATTAGAGTTTAAGGATGAAGTTCAGGATGAAACAAAAAAACAAAGAAGTCAGTTGATTTACGAACTCGGGGAAAAGAAATGGGAACAATTCCGAGCTAATCTCATAGATAAAACACTCGAAGTTCATATTGAAAATGCAAAACATACGAAAAGTAAAGAATATACGGGTATAACTTCAAATTATATAAAAGTCTTTTTCTCGTCCGACAAAAAGCTAAATGACTTTGTAAATGTCCGTTTGGAAAGAATAGATAAACAAAAGACTTACGGACAAATAGTAGAAATTTAA
- the rpsO gene encoding 30S ribosomal protein S15, whose translation MLEKADKKKLVKQFCIHKEDTGSPEVQVALLSARISSLTTHLKTHKKDVHSRRGLIIMVCKRRGLLKYLSKERPDDYQKLIKKLDIRGI comes from the coding sequence ATGTTGGAAAAAGCAGATAAAAAGAAGTTGGTGAAACAATTCTGTATCCACAAAGAGGATACTGGTTCCCCGGAAGTGCAGGTTGCTCTACTTTCAGCTCGTATAAGCAGCTTGACCACTCATCTTAAAACTCACAAAAAAGATGTGCACTCCCGACGCGGTCTTATTATTATGGTATGCAAAAGAAGAGGTTTGCTGAAATATTTATCCAAAGAAAGACCCGACGACTACCAGAAACTGATAAAGAAATTGGATATTAGAGGAATTTAA